The following DNA comes from Candidatus Reconcilbacillus cellulovorans.
GGGCTGTGGAGTCTACTTCCCGAAGCCAAGGATGCTGCTCTTTCAACGCGGGCAATTCCCGCATACAGGCGTACTGGTTCAGGGTGGCACCGTCCCGGTCATAGACTTCTTTCCGGCGAGCGAGGAAGTGGTTGAACACGAATCGGCAGCACCCGATGGTGCGTCGAATTTGTTGTGCTTGTTCTTTTGTCGGATAGAGACGGAAGGAATAGGCTTTGTGCATATGATTCACCCGCGCTTTTTTTGAGCTTCGACGTACCGGCGGATGGTATCACTGGACACATTTCCTGCCGTACTCACAAAGAAGGAACGTGTCCATAAACTGGGAAGGTGTCTTAGATGCGGGAATTCTTCACGCAGTCTCCTGGATGTGATCCCCCTGATCGTCGCCAACATTCCGGAAGGCGAATCTGTCGGGAGACAATTGAGAAACAAATGGACATGATCCGGCATGACTTCCATCGCAAGAATCAGCCAATTGTTTTGGGCGCAAATCTCACTTACCAGTTCTTTGAACCGTGATTCCACTTGACTAACGAGAACTTTCCGCCGGTATCGCGGACAGAACACGAAATGATAGTTGATGAGCGATACGGTTGTTTTCGTATGACGATATTCTTGTCCCACACCATGATTGTATCAGTTCGATGAATAAACTGCTACGCGCTTCATCCCACCCCTCAAGGAGTGGGCTTTTGCGCGGATTTCTGTAATACTCTCAATCATTATAGGACATGTCATTCCCCTTCCTAAACGCTTTCTGTATCAATGAATTGTCCAGTTTCCCCTTCACGTCCAAACATCGGATGAGAGTATCCATTGCCGGCATAACTGCCTTTTGATTGCCGCAAAAAGAACGTCTCATACCCTTTTTCCAGTGTGATATAAAGGGTTTCGTGATTCGTCAGCTCAACACGGTCGTATTTGAATGTGCGAAGCTTGAAACCTTCTTGGAGTTTTTCTTTCAAAGCTTTATCGATGATCGGAAATTGTGCAAGCGCGGCTTGTTGAACCGGGTTCAGTTGCATGTTGTGTCATTCCTTTCATTTGAAGAACTTACGAATTTGCGCATCAATTTCTTGAGCACGTCGATGCCGCTCAATTTCTTCTTATCAATGATATGTTCTGAAATATACATCTTAAATTTTCTGCAATTTGGGCACTTAATATAGTCCCTTCTTGTGTCAAAACTAGTATAGCTTCAGAACGGCAGATCCTCTTCTGAAATTTCGATCGGACGGCCGTCATCCTTGAACGGGTCATCGTAACTGTCGGTATTCACCGATCATCCGCTTGCTGAATCCCGGTTCGGCGGCTCGGGCATCGGCATCCAGTGGGTGACTTCGCTATCCCAAAACCCAATGTATCCTCCGTTTGCGAACCTCGATTCTGCTACGTCTTGTGTTTTGCCTTTTCGATACCATATCAATACACGTTGTCCGTTTTTCGGCGGTTCTTTGACGCTGAACCAGCGATCGGATACTCGCAGCAGTCGATCTTCCAGCTCTTCGATCTCTTTCCATGCGTCTTCTGCTTTCTGTCGGGCTTCGTCTCGCTCTTTTTTCAGACGCTGGATTTCGCTGTTGTCGGTATCGAATGCGCCGGATTTAATTGCTTGCATAATTTCCCATGCTGTCGGACATTCCATGTTCAGCCACTCCAACACCGCTTGCTTGTTCAGGTATTCAGTCATGCGTGTTCGCTCCTTTCACCACTCACTTTTCCGTTTCGTTCAAACCAAAATTCGACTGTTTTCCCCGTCTCTGCTATCAGCCCGTACCGCTTAGCCACGGCGTATTGCGTGTAGTATAGATTTAGGCTGTTCATGAATCCGACTATCTTCTCCCGGAACTGCTCAACCGTAAGCATCCCTTTCTGGATGTTGCAGGAAGCGCAGCACGGAACCTTGTTATCGGCGTTGTCACGTTCAGGGTGGTAGCACTCATCGGTGGTATAAAGCCCGCGCTTCTGATCATATTTCAACTTTCGGTGGATCGGCTCAAAGTGGTCTGCGTGCCATCCTTTCTCTGGCAAATCACAACCGCAGTACCAGCACTTCCCGCCGGATTTATCCCAGATCGCTTTGCGTTGCTTGTTCATAGTCACCACTCACATTTTCCGCCGAGGCAGTCATTGCCGTAGGCGGTGGATTCGTCGGGCATAAGTGACTCGGG
Coding sequences within:
- a CDS encoding IS200/IS605 family transposase, which gives rise to MGQEYRHTKTTVSLINYHFVFCPRYRRKVLVSQVESRFKELVSEICAQNNWLILAMEVMPDHVHLFLNCLPTDSPSGMLATIRGITSRRLREEFPHLRHLPSLWTRSFFVSTAGNVSSDTIRRYVEAQKKRG